In Hypanus sabinus isolate sHypSab1 chromosome 25, sHypSab1.hap1, whole genome shotgun sequence, the genomic stretch GTTTGGAATTATCTAATCCACTGTTCCCCTGGTCCTACTTGCAGTGAATGTCTTTTACCCTGTGTTCAACCTATAACAGCTCCTGTTGAACAACATCAAGGTGCTAAAATAATCTAATGTTTCATTTCTGTCCAGTCACATTCCCAGCCCCTTTCAGTCATCTTCTCCAGCCCTACAACTGTCAATATCAGTCTGATTTATGATCACTAGCCTGTATAGTGtgacacggtagcatagtggttagcacagtacagtacaggcgacccaggttcaattcccaccactgcctgtaagaattTGTACGATCTCTCCATGATACGGATTTCCCCtgggtgcaccagtttcctcccacagcccaaagatgtaccggttggtagaccaattaggtcattgtaaattggcccatgattaggctagattTAAATCAGGGGAATTGCTGGGCAGAGGGGCTCGAGCCTATTCTGAGCTGTATTCCATTTAGTAAATATGAAAGTTCTTGTTTTACAGCAAAAATAGTGTACTGcaaataaattactataatttgcaaaGGAAGTAAGTGTAAAAAGTAGTTATGTAGcgttcatgaactgttcagaaatctgatggcaacagaagaagttgttcctgaatcattgactgcgggcttcaggcttctgtatctcctcactgacaacGGTAATGGGAAGAGGGTATGCCACTGAGACACACCCTCTGGATAACCACTCATTTCTGCACTACAAGTTATAGACAGTTGAGAATTCTTGACTTCTCAAATCCTCACCCCAACCCTCAAACAGTGCTGAGTTCTGGAACTCCCTCTGCAAACCTCTCTTCCTCATGTAACGTGGGTCTCAGTTTCTGCTTGTGTTTGATGACCCTGCTTACTGCAGGTGTTCCCACCCTGCGGCCCATGGACCACTCAGATAATGGTAAGAGTCCAGGGCATAAAAATAGGGTTGGGGACTGTTTTTACTGGGGTAGTGCAGTGATGTAGTGGTGAGTTCAGCTATCAACAAATAGGTTAATTCGCCACTGTAAATTTCCCCTCGCGTAATTGGGCAGTAGTGGAATTGAAGACGGGTGAGAACgcaaataaaatgggattagtgtagatgggctCGTCACCCCATCCCGTAAAACCCAGTGCTCCAGAAGCACCAAGAGGAAAGTCCTTATCTTtaagagaagaaggaatctttgGCTAGATGGCCACACCTGGGGACaacattagaatcaggtttaatatgtctggcatatgtcatgaaatttgttgttttgcggcagcagtacgtaATAAATTacataagtatatataaaaaataaattaattgagTAATGCAAAGAGAGGGAGAAATagtgatgtagtgtacatgggtccaatgtccattcaaaaatcagatggcagaggggaagcagctgttcctgaaaagtTAAGCTATAGTTGACAGCCTATGTTCCAGTAGTGCTGATGGGCTCAATTCTAACTCTAAAAttctaaatatttaaaaaattaaatatacttaaagaaaTCTAATGAGCAATGTCACTACAAATTCCATTATAAATTGTAAAACCAGTTTTGATTGGAAAATGATTTAATTATTGGTTTAAGACATGCTGTTGATAATCAATCGATTACAAAGCCATTTCCAAGGTAATCTACAATCCCCCTCCTCACCACTTCAGCAGCATTCCTTCTCAAACTCTTTTGGATGTTTGGCCTTGGTCACATTCCTACAAATCCCTGAATTGTTTTCTCCAAGGGACTTGCAGCAGAGATATCCCGGAAGACTAGTGTTGATGGGATTCTCCTTCAGATCAGGAAAAGCAGCAAAATCCTTCTCTGTGGAAAATTCCAAATTGTTTGGCTTCGGTGTTGGTCTTGTTGACGTTAAATGTTGATGCTGCTCCACCATACGAAGAGCTTTCAACAAACTCTCAACTCCCGACAAGCTGTCAGCATCAAACAAAAAGCCTGTTAGTTGTTCGCCAAATTTCCCGTTCTGCTCCCAGCAAATTCCTGGAGTGTTCCGGCCTTCTTCATGGATACAGTGGTCACCTTTGGAGGATTCTGCCTTGCTGCCATCGGTCTGTTCCTCAAGTAGACCGACTGTATCACTACAGCCTGACCTGGCTTTCGACTTCCTGACCAGCCCTTTCCGGCACATCTTCCTTTGTGAACACCAAGGAACGGCCAGCTTGTTTCTCCGCTCCTTCTGTCCTGCCTGAGTTGTCCTGGGACTGGGAGTGTGGTGAACTTGGTTATTTTTGCTTCTGCTACTGTTCCTCAGCTTTTGGTCCCTGAGGAAATGGTTTATACCTCTCGACTTACTGGAACAAAACGGCATCCCAGGAGACCGTGGAACAGAGCTGTCTGCAATGAAAGAAAGAAACCAAGCCATTTAACTACGTCTGCTTCTGGTGTTGGGAGCTTGCTGTCTATAATCAATCCCACTTTTCTTACGTTACGTCAACCAAAAGTCTTTCAAACTATAAGTCCCAGATAAAGAAAGGCAGAGCAGCacgcactaaatgctggaggaactcaaagtcAGGAAGCAAATATTTACTAACATCATGTGTCATGTCAAATGATTTGGGCATCATGCtctttccgtgaccatgattgttcttggcaaatttttctgcagaggtggtttgccattgccgccttctgggcagtgtctttacgagacaggtgaccccagccattgtcaatattcTTCAAAGACTGTTTGCCTGTGTCAGAGgtcacataaccaagacttgtgatatgcaccagctgctcatacgaccatccaccacctgatcctGTGGCTTCACATGACTGATCGAGGAGCTAGGCaagtactacaccttgcccaagggtgacctgcaggctagtggagtgaAGGACTGCCTTATacatcctttggtagagatgcatctacACTCCACCCCTCTCCGTCTATGGAGGGGTATAAACAGTCTATATTTTGGGccacgacccttcatcaggactaatgaaATGCAGGTCTTTCTTAGCTCTATTATACATGATTGCAGAAAACAACAGCTTGGCAGATCcatttaaaccaggggttcccaacctttttttatgccatgaacccctaCGATGGACTGAATTGTCCGTGGACCCCTGGTTTAAATAATGAACCATAAAGCACCAACATAACCAAGGACCTCTCCCACCCtgaccattctctcttctcccaccccttccaatcaggcagaagatacaaaagcctgtgaacacatctatcaggctcaaggacagcttatacagaacagaccctttatataataaagtcctgacctcataatctaccacACCATGGTCCCTGTACCTCATTGTCTGCCTGAACTCTACTTACTCTGTAACTGAAACATCATATTCTGTTTTGTCTTCACAcaattcagcacagtacaggcccttcggcccacaatgttgtgct encodes the following:
- the LOC132381265 gene encoding TBC1 domain family member 30-like isoform X1, whose product is MSRVRSPAVDQLSAGGSTRARNRSLGDVLSDVLYKRTCISRSAPRLRCSLEQGADPRLTKSTERVTDQDGFQQAVYSMATFPFPKVKDPREKCNLQLKLAPSSCHPDESSERRNSSSGCSNHCTVIVSDSYLQAQNPQNWHPAAQSENQSACDVVWSMAGDSVPQRESDSAQTVGPVVKQQESKMARRQQQSQQLTPKHDSSVPRSPGMPFCSSKSRGINHFLRDQKLRNSSRSKNNQVHHTPSPRTTQAGQKERRNKLAVPWCSQRKMCRKGLVRKSKARSGCSDTVGLLEEQTDGSKAESSKGDHCIHEEGRNTPGICWEQNGKFGEQLTGFLFDADSLSGVESLLKALRMVEQHQHLTSTRPTPKPNNLEFSTEKDFAAFPDLKENPINTSLPGYLCCKSLGENNSGICRNVTKAKHPKEFEKECC
- the LOC132381265 gene encoding TBC1 domain family member 30-like isoform X2, with protein sequence MSRVRSPAVDQLSAGGSTRARNRSLGDVLSDVLYKRTCISRSAPRLRCSLEQGADPRLTKSTERVTDQDGFQQAVYSMATFPFPKVKDPREKCNLHCHPDESSERRNSSSGCSNHCTVIVSDSYLQAQNPQNWHPAAQSENQSACDVVWSMAGDSVPQRESDSAQTVGPVVKQQESKMARRQQQSQQLTPKHDSSVPRSPGMPFCSSKSRGINHFLRDQKLRNSSRSKNNQVHHTPSPRTTQAGQKERRNKLAVPWCSQRKMCRKGLVRKSKARSGCSDTVGLLEEQTDGSKAESSKGDHCIHEEGRNTPGICWEQNGKFGEQLTGFLFDADSLSGVESLLKALRMVEQHQHLTSTRPTPKPNNLEFSTEKDFAAFPDLKENPINTSLPGYLCCKSLGENNSGICRNVTKAKHPKEFEKECC